The Mycolicibacterium boenickei genome has a segment encoding these proteins:
- a CDS encoding DUF3054 domain-containing protein, with protein MRRASGTAFLADLICVVVFCTIGRRSHAEGITLAGVAETTWPFLTGTVVGWLLSRGWQRPTSLAPTGVVVWVSTVVVGMVLRKLTSAGVAVSFIVVASLVTAVLLLGWRAVLAVRGRTQQA; from the coding sequence ATGCGACGAGCTAGCGGCACGGCTTTCCTGGCCGACCTGATCTGTGTGGTGGTGTTCTGCACGATCGGGCGGCGCAGCCACGCCGAGGGCATCACGTTGGCCGGGGTGGCCGAGACGACCTGGCCGTTTCTGACCGGCACCGTGGTGGGCTGGTTGCTCTCTCGCGGCTGGCAGCGCCCGACGTCGTTGGCGCCCACCGGGGTTGTGGTGTGGGTCAGCACCGTGGTGGTCGGCATGGTGCTCCGCAAGCTGACCTCCGCCGGGGTGGCGGTCAGCTTCATCGTCGTGGCCTCACTGGTGACGGCCGTGCTGCTGTTGGGCTGGCGCGCGGTGCTCGCCGTGCGCGGGCGTACGCAACAAGCCTGA
- a CDS encoding MMPL family transporter — MFAWWGRTVYQFRYIVIGVMVALCLGGGVYGASLGQHVTQSGFYDEGSQSVQASLLGDEVYGRDRTSHVVAILTPPDDKKVTDKAWQKQVTGELDQVVKDHPDQVVGWVGWLKAPDTTDPTVSQMKTQDLRHTFISVPLKGDDDDAILKNYQAVEDSLQQVNDGDIKLAGLNPLASELTGTIGTDQKRAELAIVPLVAVVLFFVFGGAVAAALPAIIGGLTIAGALGILRFTAEFGPVHFFAQPVVTMMGFGIAIDYGLFIVSRFREELAEGYDTEAAVRRSVMTSGRTVAFSAVIIVASSLPLLLIPLGFLKSITYAIIASVMLAAFLSITVLPAVLGILGPRVDALGVTTLLKVPFLANWPFSRRIIDWFAEKTQKTKTREEVEQGFWGRLVNVVMKRPIAFATPILIVMTLLVLPIGSLTLAGISEKYLPPDNSVRQSQEQFDKLFPGFRTEQITLVMKREDGEPITDAQIADMRAKAMTVKGFTDPDNDPEAMWKERPATDSGSKDKSVRVIQNGLVNRGDAAQNISDLRALQPPHGVEVFVGGTPALEQDSIHSLFSRLPLMVTILVITTTVLMFLAFGSIVLPVKAALMSALTLGSTMGILTWMFVDGHGSGLMNYTPQPLMAPMIGLIIAVIWGLSTDYEVFLVSRMVEARERGMSTAEAIRIGTATTGRLITGAALVLAVVAGAFAFSDLVMMKYLAFGLLIALLLDATVIRMFLVPAIMKLLGDDCWWAPHWMKVIQQKMGLGETELPDERKRPMGQESNEDPRALAGVGALPAPRPHDPTHPAPPEPMRPQMPRTNAPSAAGTARINPPQAQPRQQPNQEPATTRFAAARNAVRNAVNTAVNTVNTATGNTNANTERAPQPTGRPAGGPAAPPQREDREIESWLGALRGGPATGGPSNGTPPPPPPPPPAPRPSADATRAMPQQQRPPAGGGNAPTTAFNAQRPGPNPGPNPRQREQDPSTQKLNPRDNEPPRRGGGMSAQDLLRREGRL; from the coding sequence GTGTTCGCCTGGTGGGGTCGAACGGTGTACCAGTTCAGGTACATCGTCATCGGTGTCATGGTGGCGCTGTGCCTAGGTGGCGGCGTCTACGGAGCCAGTCTCGGCCAGCACGTCACGCAGAGTGGTTTCTACGACGAGGGCAGCCAGTCGGTGCAGGCGTCGCTGTTGGGCGACGAGGTCTACGGCCGCGACCGGACCAGCCACGTCGTCGCCATCCTGACGCCGCCGGATGACAAGAAGGTCACAGACAAGGCGTGGCAGAAGCAGGTCACCGGCGAGCTCGACCAGGTGGTCAAGGATCACCCGGACCAGGTCGTCGGATGGGTCGGCTGGCTCAAAGCCCCCGACACCACCGATCCAACCGTCAGCCAGATGAAGACGCAGGACCTGCGCCACACCTTCATCAGCGTGCCCCTCAAGGGCGACGACGACGACGCGATCCTCAAGAACTACCAGGCCGTCGAGGACTCCCTGCAACAGGTCAACGACGGCGACATCAAGCTCGCCGGCCTCAACCCGCTGGCCAGCGAACTCACCGGCACCATCGGCACCGACCAGAAGCGCGCTGAGCTCGCGATCGTGCCCCTGGTGGCCGTGGTGCTGTTCTTCGTCTTCGGCGGTGCCGTCGCCGCGGCCCTGCCCGCGATCATCGGTGGTCTGACCATCGCCGGCGCATTGGGCATCCTGCGGTTCACCGCCGAGTTCGGCCCGGTGCACTTCTTCGCCCAGCCGGTCGTGACGATGATGGGCTTCGGTATCGCCATCGACTACGGCCTGTTCATAGTGAGCCGGTTCCGAGAAGAGCTCGCCGAGGGTTATGACACCGAAGCCGCAGTACGAAGATCGGTGATGACCTCCGGCCGGACCGTGGCCTTCTCCGCCGTGATCATCGTGGCGTCCTCGTTGCCGCTGCTGCTGATCCCACTCGGATTCCTCAAGTCGATCACCTACGCCATCATCGCCTCGGTCATGCTGGCAGCGTTCCTGTCGATCACCGTGCTGCCCGCCGTCCTGGGCATCCTCGGCCCGCGGGTCGATGCCCTCGGCGTGACCACGCTGTTGAAGGTCCCCTTCCTGGCCAACTGGCCGTTCTCGCGCCGGATCATCGACTGGTTCGCCGAGAAGACCCAGAAGACCAAGACCCGCGAAGAGGTCGAGCAGGGTTTCTGGGGCCGACTGGTCAACGTCGTGATGAAGCGGCCCATCGCCTTCGCCACGCCGATCCTGATCGTCATGACGCTGCTGGTCCTCCCGATCGGCTCGCTCACGCTCGCAGGCATCAGCGAGAAGTACCTGCCCCCGGACAACTCCGTGCGTCAGTCCCAGGAGCAGTTCGACAAGCTCTTCCCCGGTTTCCGCACCGAACAGATCACGCTGGTGATGAAGCGGGAGGACGGTGAACCGATCACCGACGCCCAGATTGCCGACATGCGCGCCAAGGCGATGACGGTCAAGGGCTTCACCGATCCGGACAACGACCCAGAAGCCATGTGGAAGGAACGCCCGGCCACCGACAGCGGGTCGAAGGACAAATCCGTCCGGGTGATCCAGAACGGTCTGGTGAACCGCGGTGACGCCGCACAGAACATCTCCGACCTGCGGGCGCTACAGCCTCCACACGGTGTCGAGGTGTTCGTCGGCGGTACCCCAGCCCTTGAACAGGACTCGATCCACAGCCTGTTCTCCAGACTGCCGCTGATGGTGACGATCCTGGTCATCACCACCACGGTGCTGATGTTCCTGGCCTTCGGTTCGATCGTGCTGCCGGTCAAGGCGGCGTTGATGAGCGCCCTGACGCTGGGCTCGACGATGGGCATCCTGACCTGGATGTTCGTCGACGGACACGGCTCAGGACTGATGAACTACACGCCACAGCCACTGATGGCACCGATGATCGGTCTGATCATCGCGGTGATCTGGGGCCTGTCCACCGACTACGAGGTGTTCCTGGTCTCCCGCATGGTGGAGGCCCGGGAACGCGGCATGTCCACGGCCGAGGCCATCCGCATCGGTACCGCGACCACAGGTCGACTCATCACCGGTGCCGCCCTGGTCCTGGCGGTGGTGGCCGGCGCATTCGCCTTCTCCGACCTGGTGATGATGAAGTACCTGGCGTTCGGTCTGCTGATCGCCCTGCTGCTGGACGCGACGGTCATCCGTATGTTCCTGGTGCCGGCCATCATGAAGCTGCTCGGCGACGATTGCTGGTGGGCCCCGCACTGGATGAAGGTTATCCAGCAGAAGATGGGCCTCGGTGAGACCGAACTGCCCGACGAGCGCAAGCGCCCGATGGGTCAGGAGTCCAATGAGGACCCGCGCGCCCTCGCCGGCGTCGGCGCCCTGCCGGCACCGCGGCCGCACGATCCGACCCATCCCGCGCCGCCGGAGCCCATGCGCCCGCAGATGCCGCGGACCAACGCGCCGTCGGCCGCAGGCACGGCCCGGATCAACCCGCCCCAGGCACAGCCGCGCCAGCAGCCGAACCAGGAGCCGGCCACCACGCGGTTCGCTGCGGCCCGCAACGCCGTGCGCAACGCGGTGAACACGGCGGTCAACACCGTCAACACCGCGACGGGGAACACCAACGCCAACACCGAACGCGCGCCGCAGCCGACCGGCCGGCCTGCCGGCGGCCCGGCGGCTCCCCCGCAACGCGAAGACCGTGAGATCGAATCGTGGTTGGGCGCGCTGCGCGGCGGCCCGGCCACGGGCGGCCCGTCCAACGGCACTCCGCCCCCGCCTCCGCCTCCTCCCCCGGCACCGCGCCCATCAGCGGACGCCACCCGGGCGATGCCGCAGCAGCAGCGTCCGCCCGCCGGTGGTGGGAATGCGCCGACGACGGCGTTCAACGCACAGCGTCCAGGCCCGAACCCGGGTCCGAATCCACGCCAGCGGGAACAGGATCCGTCGACCCAGAAGCTCAACCCCCGCGACAACGAGCCTCCGCGGCGCGGCGGCGGGATGAGCGCGCAGGACCTGCTCCGTCGTGAGGGACGGCTCTAG
- a CDS encoding lysylphosphatidylglycerol synthase transmembrane domain-containing protein, which translates to MSQDAPADTARARAGSTRGRYWWARWVVIALAVSVLAVEVTLVWDQLAKAWRSLLTANGWWVLAAVGAAMASMHSFAQIQRTLLRSAGVPVKQWRSEAAFYAGNALSTTMPGGPVLSATFVYRQQRIWGASPLVASWQLVMSGVLQIVGLALLGLGGALMLGASKNPLSLIFSLGAFLAIILLAQAVATRPELIDGIGVKVLAWVNSLRGKPSDVGLAKWREILQQLESVSLGRRDLAVAFSWSMFNWIADVACLAFACYAAGGHPSLAGVTVAYAAARAVGSIPLMPGGLLVVEAVLVPGLVSSGLTLASAISAMLIYRLVSWIFISAIGWVVFFFMFRTEKDLDPDAGGPAIQQDAGGPAIQQDAGPGKKSHPEPER; encoded by the coding sequence GTGTCACAGGACGCGCCGGCCGACACGGCCCGGGCCCGGGCCGGCTCCACGCGCGGTAGGTACTGGTGGGCGCGATGGGTGGTCATCGCACTCGCGGTCAGCGTGCTCGCCGTCGAGGTGACCCTGGTCTGGGATCAGCTGGCGAAAGCCTGGCGGAGCCTGCTGACCGCGAACGGCTGGTGGGTGCTGGCTGCCGTCGGCGCCGCGATGGCATCGATGCACAGCTTCGCCCAGATCCAGCGGACACTGCTGCGCTCGGCCGGCGTACCCGTCAAACAGTGGCGCTCGGAGGCCGCGTTCTACGCCGGCAACGCCCTGTCGACCACGATGCCCGGCGGGCCGGTGCTCTCCGCGACCTTCGTCTACCGCCAGCAACGCATCTGGGGTGCCTCACCGTTGGTGGCCTCGTGGCAGCTGGTGATGTCGGGGGTACTGCAGATCGTGGGCCTGGCACTGCTGGGCCTCGGCGGCGCCCTCATGCTCGGTGCCAGCAAGAACCCACTGTCGCTGATCTTTTCGCTCGGCGCGTTCCTGGCCATCATCCTGCTGGCCCAGGCCGTAGCCACCAGACCCGAGCTGATCGACGGCATCGGGGTCAAGGTGCTGGCGTGGGTGAACTCGTTGCGCGGCAAGCCCTCTGACGTCGGCCTGGCCAAGTGGCGCGAGATCCTGCAGCAGCTCGAATCGGTCAGCCTGGGCCGTCGAGATCTCGCGGTGGCGTTCAGCTGGTCGATGTTCAACTGGATCGCCGACGTGGCCTGTCTGGCCTTCGCCTGCTATGCCGCCGGAGGTCATCCGTCACTGGCCGGAGTCACCGTCGCCTATGCCGCGGCCCGCGCGGTGGGGTCGATCCCGTTGATGCCGGGCGGTCTCCTCGTGGTGGAGGCGGTGCTGGTGCCCGGGCTGGTCTCCTCCGGCCTCACGCTGGCCTCCGCCATCTCGGCGATGCTCATCTACCGGCTGGTCAGCTGGATCTTCATCTCGGCGATCGGCTGGGTGGTGTTCTTCTTCATGTTCCGCACCGAGAAGGACCTGGATCCCGACGCCGGCGGGCCGGCAATCCAGCAAGACGCCGGCGGGCCGGCAATCCAGCAAGACGCCGGCCCCGGCAAAAAATCCCACCCCGAACCCGAGCGCTAG
- a CDS encoding AI-2E family transporter: protein MSPDPVADEAVTPFVRKVAAWSWRLLVILAAVVALLWLVKRLEVIVVPVALATMVAALLLPAVDFMDRRGAPRGAAVALVLLASFAVVGGILSFVISQFIEGAPQLVEQVTRSIDGLRNWLINGPLQLSKEQIDQAGNTAIEALQRNQEKLTTGALSTAGTLTELLTGALLVLFTLIFLLQGGRSIFAFVTKAFPIHVRERVRDAGRAGFHSLGGYMRATFLVALVDAVGIGTGLAIMGIPLALPLASLVFMGAFIPLVGAVVAGFLAVVVALLAKGFVYALITLGLIIAVQQLEGHVLQPLVMGRAVSIHPLAVVLAIAGGGVLAGIVGALLAVPTVAFINSATRVLLAEDPDAEEARQEDEDSVLIQSTADDLPPED from the coding sequence ATGTCACCGGATCCTGTTGCTGATGAGGCCGTCACGCCGTTCGTCCGTAAGGTCGCGGCCTGGTCGTGGCGTCTGCTGGTCATCTTGGCGGCCGTCGTGGCGTTGCTATGGCTGGTCAAACGCCTCGAGGTGATCGTGGTGCCGGTGGCCCTGGCCACCATGGTGGCGGCTTTGCTGCTGCCCGCGGTCGACTTCATGGACCGCCGGGGCGCGCCGCGCGGAGCTGCCGTGGCTCTGGTGCTGCTGGCCAGTTTCGCGGTGGTGGGCGGCATCCTGAGCTTCGTCATCTCCCAATTCATCGAGGGTGCACCGCAACTCGTCGAACAGGTGACCCGAAGCATCGACGGGCTGCGCAACTGGCTGATCAACGGACCGCTGCAGCTGAGCAAGGAACAGATCGACCAGGCAGGCAACACCGCGATCGAGGCGTTGCAGCGCAACCAGGAGAAGCTCACCACCGGGGCGTTGTCCACCGCGGGCACCCTCACCGAGCTGCTCACCGGCGCGCTGTTGGTGCTGTTCACCCTGATCTTCCTGCTGCAGGGCGGGCGCAGCATCTTCGCGTTCGTCACCAAGGCGTTCCCGATCCATGTGCGGGAGCGGGTCCGCGACGCCGGTCGAGCCGGTTTCCACTCGCTGGGCGGCTACATGCGGGCGACGTTCCTGGTGGCCCTGGTCGACGCGGTCGGCATCGGCACGGGCCTGGCGATCATGGGTATCCCACTCGCGCTGCCGCTGGCCTCGCTGGTGTTCATGGGCGCGTTCATCCCGCTCGTCGGTGCCGTCGTCGCCGGATTCCTGGCGGTGGTGGTGGCGCTGCTGGCCAAGGGATTCGTCTACGCCCTGATCACGCTCGGGCTGATCATCGCCGTGCAGCAGTTGGAAGGCCACGTGCTGCAGCCACTGGTGATGGGCCGTGCGGTGTCGATCCACCCGTTGGCCGTGGTGTTGGCCATCGCGGGCGGCGGCGTGCTGGCAGGCATCGTCGGTGCCCTGCTGGCCGTGCCCACGGTGGCGTTCATCAACAGCGCGACCCGGGTGCTGTTGGCCGAGGACCCGGACGCCGAAGAGGCCCGGCAGGAGGACGAGGACAGTGTCCTCATCCAGTCCACTGCCGACGATCTGCCGCCCGAGGATTAG
- a CDS encoding response regulator transcription factor — MVDDDPDVRTSVARGLRHSGFDVRVAASGKEALRLLSNESHDALVLDVQMPELDGVAVVTALRALGNDIPICVLSARDTVNDRIAGLEAGADDYLTKPFDLGELVARLNALLRRASHAEGQSDTMTVGALTIDTARRLVFVGGERVDLTKREFDLLAVLAENTGVVLSRQRLLELVWGYDFDVDTNVADVFISYLRRKLEGPDVPRVIHTVRGIGYVLREDA, encoded by the coding sequence ATGGTCGACGACGACCCGGATGTGCGTACTTCGGTTGCCCGCGGACTGAGGCATTCGGGGTTCGACGTCCGGGTCGCGGCGTCCGGCAAGGAGGCACTGCGCCTGTTGTCGAACGAGTCGCACGACGCGCTCGTCCTCGACGTCCAAATGCCGGAACTCGACGGCGTCGCTGTGGTCACCGCCCTGCGGGCACTGGGCAACGACATTCCGATCTGCGTGCTGTCGGCCCGCGACACGGTCAACGACCGCATCGCGGGACTGGAAGCCGGCGCGGACGATTACCTGACCAAACCGTTCGACCTCGGCGAGCTCGTGGCCCGGCTCAACGCACTGCTGCGCCGGGCCAGCCATGCCGAGGGTCAGTCGGACACCATGACCGTCGGCGCGCTGACCATCGACACCGCCCGCCGGCTGGTGTTCGTCGGCGGGGAACGCGTCGACCTGACCAAGCGGGAATTCGATCTGCTGGCCGTGTTGGCCGAGAACACGGGTGTGGTGCTGTCGCGCCAGCGGCTGCTCGAGCTGGTCTGGGGATACGACTTCGACGTGGACACCAACGTCGCCGATGTGTTCATCTCGTACCTGCGGCGCAAGCTCGAAGGGCCCGACGTGCCGCGGGTCATCCATACCGTTCGCGGGATCGGGTACGTGCTGCGGGAGGATGCGTGA
- a CDS encoding heme-binding protein, whose amino-acid sequence MLLSARNARRVVAGVAGAGAVAGAMLFGAIPSALADDPANNPPNCSAADLAGVASGVSASTSAYLFTHPDVNNFFTSLEGLPREEVKTKVHDYLEANPQTKAELTGIRQPLVDLKNRCGEAPAPSIP is encoded by the coding sequence ATGTTGCTCTCGGCCCGAAATGCGCGGCGCGTGGTAGCTGGCGTGGCCGGCGCCGGCGCTGTAGCCGGTGCGATGCTGTTCGGCGCCATCCCGTCGGCGCTTGCCGACGACCCGGCGAACAACCCCCCCAACTGCAGCGCTGCCGATCTGGCCGGCGTGGCTTCGGGTGTGTCGGCATCAACCTCGGCGTACCTGTTCACCCATCCCGACGTGAACAACTTCTTCACCAGCCTCGAGGGCCTGCCGCGCGAAGAGGTCAAGACCAAGGTGCACGACTACCTTGAGGCCAACCCGCAGACGAAGGCCGAGCTGACCGGTATCCGCCAGCCCCTGGTAGACCTGAAGAACCGCTGCGGCGAAGCTCCGGCTCCTTCCATCCCGTAA
- a CDS encoding M23 family metallopeptidase: MRIRYPIAVLALILAGCSSAQTPQSESPTTTTPPPVVTPVVGSVLAEPVPVAATDGRTHLAYELMLTNTSPGVVTLNSLSAATADRKLLTLSGDSLKYWTRAVGNSAAGTNVLGPGQSAYVWMDVVADDPAQVPTALTHELGITVAKPMPPLVPPTLTESVAPVAVQTRKPVSITPPLTGDNWVDANSCCDMTPHRMALNPINGKVWAAERFAIDYVQIGADGRLFAGDRAKVVSYPYFGAEIHAVADGPVVAVLDGLNEQVPGVTPSGLTLQQYGGNHIVQDIGDGNYAFYAHLQPNSLKVKPGDKLSAGQAIGALGNSGNSDAPHLHFHVMDGPDPLASNGLPFTFKSFRLDSRLTSLAAADALFDGKPAARQPGFAERDQSDVSPLVLDVMTYATS; the protein is encoded by the coding sequence ATGCGAATCCGGTACCCGATCGCTGTGCTCGCCCTGATCCTGGCCGGGTGCTCGTCGGCGCAGACTCCGCAGTCGGAGTCGCCCACCACCACGACTCCGCCGCCCGTGGTCACGCCGGTGGTGGGATCGGTTCTGGCAGAACCGGTTCCGGTGGCGGCGACCGACGGCCGCACCCACCTGGCCTATGAGCTGATGTTGACCAACACCTCACCGGGAGTTGTCACCCTCAACTCGCTGAGCGCCGCGACGGCCGACCGCAAGCTACTCACGTTGTCCGGAGACAGCCTCAAGTACTGGACCAGGGCGGTGGGCAACTCCGCGGCCGGAACCAATGTGCTCGGCCCGGGCCAGAGCGCCTATGTGTGGATGGACGTCGTCGCCGACGACCCCGCGCAGGTGCCCACCGCACTCACCCACGAACTCGGGATCACGGTGGCCAAACCGATGCCGCCGCTGGTCCCGCCGACCCTCACCGAGTCGGTGGCGCCGGTGGCGGTGCAGACTCGCAAACCGGTATCCATCACCCCGCCGCTGACCGGTGACAACTGGGTCGACGCGAACAGCTGCTGCGATATGACCCCGCACCGGATGGCGCTCAACCCGATCAACGGAAAAGTCTGGGCCGCTGAACGATTCGCGATCGATTATGTGCAGATCGGCGCCGATGGGCGGCTGTTCGCCGGGGACCGGGCCAAGGTCGTGAGCTACCCCTACTTCGGCGCGGAGATCCACGCAGTGGCCGACGGACCCGTGGTGGCCGTGCTCGACGGGCTCAACGAGCAGGTCCCCGGTGTCACGCCGAGCGGCCTCACCCTGCAGCAGTACGGCGGCAACCACATCGTGCAGGACATCGGCGACGGCAACTACGCCTTCTACGCCCACCTGCAGCCGAACAGCCTCAAGGTCAAGCCCGGTGACAAGCTCAGCGCCGGGCAGGCCATCGGGGCCCTCGGCAATTCTGGCAACTCCGACGCACCGCACCTGCACTTCCATGTGATGGACGGCCCGGATCCCTTGGCGTCCAATGGCTTACCATTTACCTTCAAATCGTTCCGGCTCGATTCGCGGCTCACCTCGCTGGCCGCCGCCGATGCGCTGTTCGACGGCAAGCCGGCCGCACGGCAACCGGGCTTCGCCGAGCGCGACCAATCCGACGTCAGCCCACTGGTACTGGATGTGATGACATATGCGACGAGCTAG
- a CDS encoding NYN domain-containing protein, producing the protein MSVTEDMRDESAQAEAGSAESPDSAAITPARRVLLVWDAPNLDMGLGAILGGRPTAAHRPRFDALGRWLLGYTSDLVAESGDNADVSLEPEATVFTNIAPGSADVVRPWVEALRNVGFAVFAKPKIDDDSDVDSDMLEHIALRRSEGLAAVLVASADGQAFRLPLEEIAREGTPVQVLGFREHASWALASDTLEFVDLEDIPGVFREPLPRIGLDSLPEQGAWLQPFRPLSSLLTARV; encoded by the coding sequence ATGAGTGTGACCGAAGACATGCGAGACGAGTCCGCGCAGGCAGAGGCCGGATCCGCAGAGTCCCCCGACTCGGCGGCGATCACCCCCGCGCGGCGGGTTCTCCTTGTCTGGGACGCCCCCAATCTGGACATGGGATTGGGCGCGATCCTGGGTGGCCGCCCCACCGCCGCGCACCGTCCCCGGTTCGACGCACTCGGTCGCTGGTTGCTGGGGTACACCTCTGATCTGGTTGCCGAATCCGGCGACAACGCCGACGTGTCGCTGGAACCCGAGGCCACTGTCTTCACCAACATCGCCCCAGGTAGCGCCGATGTCGTACGCCCCTGGGTGGAGGCGTTGCGTAACGTGGGCTTCGCCGTCTTCGCCAAACCGAAGATCGACGACGACAGCGATGTCGACAGCGACATGCTCGAGCACATCGCCCTGCGTCGCAGCGAGGGGCTGGCAGCGGTCCTGGTGGCTTCAGCGGACGGACAAGCGTTCCGGCTACCGCTGGAAGAAATAGCCCGTGAGGGCACTCCCGTGCAAGTGCTTGGATTTCGCGAACATGCGAGCTGGGCGCTAGCGTCGGATACCTTGGAGTTTGTCGATCTGGAGGACATTCCCGGTGTGTTCCGGGAACCGCTGCCACGGATCGGCCTGGACTCGCTACCCGAGCAGGGAGCATGGCTGCAGCCGTTCCGGCCGCTGTCATCCCTACTGACCGCGCGTGTGTAA
- a CDS encoding HAMP domain-containing sensor histidine kinase has protein sequence MRIFGFIRSASLRTRVAVAAALAAAAVVAVFTILTSVVLANNDSAQLDRRLDSIVDASINPEHLQDPTRGVLTTGRSRSSGQVVFQRGFQLPALPPGTETVQVNGVDYRVRTVHMDQHGGVLMSIGIRADSILLSPNRIPLYTGFGVATVLVAGGLGWLLAGPAIRPLRKLTEHTSKLDSGTETMPKVRGVREAEDLSEAMAGMLTRLAAAQRATTNSLQAAQDFAANAAHELRTPLTAMRADLDTLRIHNLPESERDEVVADLSRAQRRVEAIITALGQLASGQLAQAEDRELIDIADLLDRVVRENARGSEHVQIDVQVADDIGLVMGWPGGLRIAVDNLVRNAIVHGEATRITLTAHRGDDHLVITVDDNGRGLPVEEHETVLGRFRRGSTAMAGGSGLGLALVAQQAHLHGGEITLSDGPLGGLRATLTIAMSPNGDAAQAD, from the coding sequence GTGCGGATCTTCGGCTTCATCCGTTCGGCGTCATTGCGCACCAGGGTCGCGGTGGCTGCGGCGCTGGCGGCCGCGGCCGTGGTGGCGGTGTTCACCATCCTGACCTCGGTGGTGCTGGCCAACAACGACTCCGCCCAATTGGACCGCAGGCTCGATTCGATCGTCGATGCCAGCATCAACCCCGAGCATCTGCAGGATCCCACCCGCGGCGTGCTGACCACCGGCCGGTCGCGTTCGTCGGGGCAGGTGGTGTTCCAGCGGGGCTTCCAGCTGCCTGCGCTGCCGCCGGGCACCGAGACCGTCCAGGTCAACGGTGTCGATTACCGAGTGCGGACGGTCCACATGGACCAGCACGGCGGGGTGCTGATGTCCATCGGGATCCGCGCCGACAGTATCTTGTTGAGCCCCAACAGGATTCCGCTGTACACCGGATTCGGTGTGGCCACCGTGCTGGTGGCAGGGGGACTGGGCTGGCTGCTGGCCGGCCCGGCCATCCGACCGCTGCGCAAGCTCACCGAGCACACTTCGAAACTGGACAGCGGCACCGAGACGATGCCGAAAGTGCGCGGCGTCCGGGAGGCCGAGGACCTGTCGGAAGCCATGGCGGGCATGCTCACCCGCTTGGCCGCCGCGCAGCGCGCCACCACCAATTCTCTTCAGGCCGCTCAAGATTTCGCCGCCAACGCCGCGCATGAGTTGCGCACGCCGCTCACCGCGATGCGAGCCGACTTGGACACGCTCCGCATCCACAACCTGCCGGAATCCGAACGCGACGAAGTGGTGGCCGACCTGTCCAGGGCGCAGCGCCGCGTCGAGGCGATCATCACCGCGCTGGGCCAACTCGCCTCCGGACAGCTGGCCCAGGCCGAAGACCGCGAACTGATCGACATCGCCGACCTGCTCGACCGGGTGGTCAGGGAGAACGCCCGGGGAAGCGAGCATGTCCAGATCGACGTGCAGGTGGCCGACGACATCGGCCTGGTGATGGGCTGGCCCGGTGGACTGCGCATCGCGGTGGACAACCTGGTGCGCAACGCCATCGTCCACGGCGAGGCCACCCGGATCACCCTGACCGCCCACCGCGGCGACGACCACCTCGTGATCACCGTCGACGACAACGGCCGGGGACTGCCGGTCGAGGAGCACGAGACCGTCCTGGGCCGGTTCCGTCGAGGCAGCACCGCGATGGCGGGCGGATCCGGACTCGGCCTGGCCCTGGTGGCCCAGCAGGCCCACCTGCACGGCGGTGAGATCACGTTGTCCGACGGACCTCTCGGCGGCCTGCGGGCGACGTTGACGATTGCGATGTCGCCGAACGGGGATGCGGCTCAGGCGGACTGA
- a CDS encoding hemophore, with protein MQPTNGGLRRGLIAALAVTGAGGAMVAALMVPSATAATDPCAASEVARTAGSVATNIGNYLDTHPQTNQALTTISQQQGGAQSIAALKTYFDANPQAAKDMQQLQQPLANLGTRCKLPVTLPQLMGLAQATQQGGGATSGLPGGLPSAQNVGVPGVAVPAQRPAATAATAGSGPLPGPATASTR; from the coding sequence ATGCAACCGACCAACGGTGGACTGCGCCGCGGTCTGATCGCCGCCCTCGCGGTGACCGGGGCCGGCGGTGCGATGGTGGCCGCGCTCATGGTCCCGTCCGCTACGGCTGCGACCGATCCGTGTGCCGCCAGTGAGGTCGCCCGCACCGCGGGCAGTGTGGCCACCAACATCGGCAACTATCTGGACACGCATCCCCAGACCAACCAGGCCCTGACCACGATCAGTCAGCAGCAGGGCGGCGCCCAGTCGATCGCCGCCCTCAAGACCTACTTCGACGCCAACCCGCAGGCCGCCAAGGACATGCAGCAGTTGCAGCAGCCGCTGGCCAACCTGGGCACCCGGTGCAAGTTGCCGGTGACCCTGCCGCAGCTGATGGGGCTGGCGCAGGCCACCCAGCAGGGCGGCGGAGCTACCAGCGGTTTGCCCGGCGGCCTGCCCTCGGCGCAGAACGTCGGGGTGCCCGGCGTCGCAGTGCCGGCGCAACGCCCGGCGGCCACGGCCGCGACGGCGGGCTCCGGTCCGCTTCCGGGTCCCGCCACGGCCTCGACCCGCTAG